A single Desulfomonile tiedjei DNA region contains:
- a CDS encoding FAD binding domain-containing protein yields the protein MKRFAHHNARSIEEAVELLNEYKGKAKVIAGGTDLLGALKDNIVPEYPAAVINIKPIAGLDHIRSEENGLTIGALAKLVDIVKSPVVKEEYELLAEAAYSVGTPHIRNMATIGGNLAQDVRCWFYRYPRQIGGPMVCLRRGGKFCSALAGDNRYHSIFGAAGFADSPSDFGRVRKGCFAVGPSDIAVALIALDAGIVTTKRSVSAKLLFKATATNSTVLEPDELISEIRIPKPPATARQRYEKFTLRKPIDFAVVSVASILAVDNGVCKDARIVLGAVAPEPLRARKAEKVIKGRTIDENIAAEAAEHGLADAIPLKMNGYKVEIAKVLLKRAILS from the coding sequence ATGAAGCGGTTTGCGCACCATAATGCGCGCTCGATCGAGGAAGCGGTTGAACTCCTGAACGAGTACAAAGGCAAAGCAAAGGTCATTGCAGGCGGCACGGATCTTTTGGGAGCTTTGAAGGACAATATTGTCCCTGAATACCCGGCCGCGGTGATCAACATAAAGCCCATTGCCGGCCTCGACCACATCAGAAGCGAGGAAAATGGCCTCACCATAGGCGCGCTAGCCAAATTAGTCGATATTGTCAAGTCCCCGGTAGTGAAAGAAGAATATGAGCTGCTTGCAGAAGCCGCGTACTCGGTAGGCACTCCCCATATCCGTAACATGGCCACCATTGGGGGTAACCTGGCCCAGGACGTTCGTTGCTGGTTTTACAGGTACCCTCGCCAAATCGGCGGACCCATGGTCTGTCTTCGCAGAGGAGGCAAGTTTTGCAGTGCCCTGGCCGGCGACAACCGGTACCATTCCATATTCGGCGCTGCCGGTTTCGCGGACAGCCCCTCCGATTTCGGCAGGGTTCGGAAGGGCTGCTTTGCTGTTGGTCCATCGGACATAGCGGTTGCGCTGATTGCGCTTGACGCCGGCATCGTCACCACAAAACGGAGTGTCTCTGCGAAACTGTTATTCAAAGCCACGGCGACGAACTCAACCGTCCTAGAACCCGATGAGCTAATAAGTGAGATCAGGATACCGAAGCCGCCCGCCACCGCGAGACAGAGGTACGAAAAATTCACTCTCAGAAAACCGATCGATTTCGCGGTTGTGAGTGTGGCATCCATCCTGGCGGTCGACAATGGGGTCTGCAAGGATGCACGGATTGTGCTCGGCGCAGTGGCTCCCGAACCGCTGAGGGCGCGGAAGGCGGAAAAGGTGATTAAAGGGCGGACCATTGATGAGAATATTGCCGCGGAAGCCGCGGAGCATGGCCTAGCAGACGCGATTCCGCTCAAAATGAACGGGTACAAGGTTGAAATCGCGAAGGTGCTCCTGAAGAGGGCGATTTTGAGCTGA
- a CDS encoding xanthine dehydrogenase family protein molybdopterin-binding subunit has translation MGNKYRYIGKPMPRRDAEEIVTGAVQYLDDLKFQNLLHGKVLRSPYAHALIKKIDKSKAEVLPGVKAVLTWEDIPDWRGGTPRKVPVLDKKVRYVGDAVALVAATTEEIAEEALDLIEVDYKVLPAALDMDSALKPGAPLVYDEFPGNIIPGGTIVFGPNCLKGVVRGDVDKGFAEADVIAEGAFGYENIPNALPPESVGAVALWEEPNKVTVWSTSQAPYMDKITLFHVFNRQVEVRSIGNHVGGSFGTKIMCWQVQAYAVLLSRATGRPVKCMFTKEEHMAAFTLRVGSRIHARVGMKKDGTLTAIQGTWYVDTGYYSFTTQAQVAVGSGELMIMAQCPNWDLKNLVVATNRNASGSTRGFGGQELKCSFIPLLCLAMGKAGLDPFEVLKKNFVKPGGGYFWRDGNWYQYRGIDYSRAMDKGAEQFGWKEKWKGWLTPTSVNGAKRTGIGVGVHGNADVGEDAAEAYVQLDYNGTATIFLCAAEHGTGQKSNYAKMVAEVLQIPPDRISMTPADSLVTPFEFGPVGSRGTYAIGSAVINAAEDAKRKLFEFAAPKLDADLQDLETADGVVFVKGHPEKSLKWRALGNDRTILGFGRFEPDFTLCNCMMSFVEVEVDTETGKVTLLRVVLATDVGQIIDPQGLEGQLNGCIGSAGIDSAIFEETIINPSSGHILNANLIDYKWRTFAELPAMEHVVLETPIPTHRFHAVGVGEVATSPGPSAVLMAVSNAVGSWLHEYPVTPQRVLKALGKMGNAATGGTR, from the coding sequence ATGGGCAATAAATACAGATATATAGGGAAACCCATGCCGCGGAGGGACGCTGAGGAGATCGTCACAGGGGCCGTCCAATACCTCGACGACCTGAAATTTCAGAATCTCCTCCACGGAAAGGTGCTGAGAAGCCCTTATGCCCATGCACTCATCAAGAAAATTGACAAGAGCAAGGCTGAAGTGCTGCCGGGCGTAAAAGCCGTCTTGACGTGGGAAGACATCCCCGACTGGAGGGGTGGCACACCCCGCAAGGTGCCCGTCCTAGACAAAAAAGTCAGGTACGTGGGTGACGCTGTGGCACTTGTCGCGGCCACCACTGAAGAAATCGCGGAAGAGGCCTTGGATCTGATCGAAGTAGATTACAAAGTCCTGCCTGCGGCCCTGGATATGGATTCGGCCCTCAAACCCGGCGCTCCCCTCGTTTACGACGAGTTTCCCGGCAATATCATACCCGGCGGTACTATCGTTTTCGGGCCCAACTGCCTTAAAGGCGTAGTCAGGGGGGATGTAGACAAAGGGTTTGCAGAAGCCGACGTCATAGCGGAAGGGGCCTTTGGATACGAGAACATACCCAATGCCCTTCCTCCTGAATCGGTGGGTGCAGTTGCCCTGTGGGAGGAGCCGAACAAGGTCACTGTGTGGAGCACCAGCCAGGCGCCGTACATGGACAAGATCACCCTCTTCCATGTTTTTAACAGGCAGGTGGAAGTAAGAAGCATCGGAAACCATGTGGGCGGCAGTTTCGGGACAAAGATCATGTGCTGGCAGGTTCAAGCCTATGCCGTCCTTTTGAGCAGGGCGACCGGGAGGCCGGTAAAGTGCATGTTTACCAAGGAAGAACATATGGCCGCGTTCACCCTGAGGGTCGGCTCCCGGATTCACGCCAGGGTGGGCATGAAGAAAGACGGCACCCTGACGGCTATACAGGGCACATGGTACGTCGACACAGGCTACTATTCCTTTACCACGCAAGCCCAAGTCGCGGTGGGATCGGGCGAACTCATGATCATGGCCCAGTGCCCTAACTGGGACTTGAAGAACCTTGTTGTGGCCACAAACCGGAACGCCTCAGGCAGCACAAGGGGCTTCGGAGGCCAGGAATTGAAGTGCTCATTCATACCTCTTCTGTGTCTGGCCATGGGAAAGGCAGGCCTTGATCCATTCGAAGTGCTCAAGAAGAACTTCGTCAAGCCCGGCGGAGGGTACTTCTGGCGGGATGGCAACTGGTATCAGTACCGCGGCATTGACTATTCCAGGGCCATGGACAAGGGTGCGGAACAATTCGGCTGGAAAGAGAAATGGAAGGGCTGGCTGACGCCTACCTCGGTGAACGGCGCAAAGCGGACAGGGATCGGCGTGGGCGTCCACGGAAACGCCGACGTTGGCGAAGACGCGGCAGAGGCATACGTTCAGCTTGATTACAACGGCACGGCCACAATTTTTCTCTGTGCGGCGGAGCACGGGACCGGCCAAAAGAGCAATTATGCCAAGATGGTGGCTGAGGTGCTTCAGATACCGCCGGATCGGATCTCAATGACCCCTGCTGATTCGCTGGTCACGCCTTTCGAGTTCGGACCGGTGGGCTCTCGCGGGACCTATGCCATTGGGAGTGCTGTCATCAACGCGGCAGAAGATGCGAAGAGAAAGCTCTTCGAGTTTGCCGCCCCAAAGCTGGATGCGGACCTTCAAGACCTGGAAACAGCCGACGGGGTTGTGTTTGTGAAAGGACATCCGGAAAAGAGCTTAAAATGGAGGGCCTTGGGAAATGACCGCACCATACTGGGGTTCGGGCGCTTTGAGCCGGATTTCACCTTGTGCAATTGCATGATGAGCTTTGTAGAGGTCGAGGTGGACACGGAGACGGGAAAGGTGACCTTGCTGCGGGTGGTGCTTGCCACTGATGTCGGTCAGATCATAGATCCGCAGGGTCTCGAAGGCCAGCTCAACGGATGCATCGGTTCCGCGGGTATCGACAGCGCCATTTTCGAAGAGACAATCATCAATCCTTCCTCGGGTCACATACTAAATGCGAACCTGATTGATTATAAGTGGCGGACCTTTGCCGAGCTGCCTGCCATGGAGCATGTGGTGCTCGAGACGCCTATTCCCACCCACCGCTTTCATGCGGTCGGTGTAGGGGAAGTGGCCACGTCTCCCGGGCCTTCGGCTGTCCTCATGGCTGTTTCGAATGCCGTGGGTTCGTGGCTGCATGAGTATCCCGTCACTCCCCAAAGGGTGCTGAAGGCCCTGGGGAAAATGGGCAATGCAGCAACAGGAGGCACGAGATGA
- a CDS encoding (2Fe-2S)-binding protein, with the protein MAASKEDRIAREAAELRRVGFTVNGQYHRFNVGGEAGEISPTHTLSHTLRETLGLTGTKVSCDQGACGCCAVIMDGKAVLSCKVLTIECDGKTITTIEGLRDPKTGALDPLQQSFIDHTAFQCGFCTPGMIVTARAFLNETPHPSEEEVKEALSGNFCRCISHYQVIKAVMSVVEKGHEHGQ; encoded by the coding sequence ATGGCAGCAAGCAAAGAGGATCGCATCGCCCGCGAAGCAGCCGAACTGCGTCGCGTGGGCTTCACGGTTAATGGACAGTACCACCGGTTCAACGTGGGGGGTGAGGCCGGCGAAATCTCCCCGACCCACACGCTGTCCCATACGCTCAGAGAGACCCTCGGACTTACCGGCACCAAGGTTTCCTGTGACCAGGGCGCATGCGGATGTTGTGCGGTCATCATGGACGGAAAGGCTGTCCTTTCCTGTAAGGTTCTGACGATCGAGTGCGATGGAAAGACAATAACAACAATCGAAGGCCTGAGGGACCCGAAAACAGGTGCACTCGATCCCCTTCAGCAGTCTTTTATCGACCACACCGCTTTTCAGTGCGGCTTCTGCACCCCTGGAATGATCGTAACCGCCAGGGCCTTCCTCAACGAAACCCCGCACCCTTCTGAAGAAGAGGTAAAGGAGGCCCTTTCAGGTAATTTCTGCCGGTGCATAAGTCACTACCAGGTGATCAAAGCTGTAATGTCCGTTGTGGAGAAAGGGCATGAGCATGGGCAATAA
- a CDS encoding IclR family transcriptional regulator, protein MTTPKKTASTDKYVVPAVEQALRVLFRMAQADSAHMNLTEICEEVGMHKSTAFCILHTLRKFGLVQTGGRGKGYTLGPGLIGLSRRFLDTLSTPKLAEPLLAELAGKAGATAALGLIADKNVFVAAKHEGGRVLGITMRVGHRFPITYGCHGKAIAAFLPENELDRLLQDEDLYFHGDPAKFDSGKLNEEILRCRRDWYAEDLEEMVPGLNVVAAPVLGPNQRPVGYVAVLGLSSAEAARQCGPLVAQAGKSLSRQLGAKVEE, encoded by the coding sequence ATGACAACCCCCAAGAAAACCGCATCAACCGATAAGTACGTTGTGCCTGCTGTGGAACAGGCTTTACGCGTGTTGTTCCGCATGGCACAGGCCGATTCGGCCCACATGAACCTGACGGAAATCTGTGAAGAAGTAGGAATGCACAAGAGCACAGCCTTCTGTATTCTCCACACACTCCGGAAGTTCGGCCTCGTCCAAACAGGCGGCAGGGGAAAAGGCTATACCCTCGGCCCTGGTCTGATCGGTCTTTCCCGCAGGTTTCTTGACACTCTCAGCACTCCAAAACTTGCCGAACCTCTTCTGGCGGAACTTGCCGGCAAGGCAGGGGCTACGGCCGCACTCGGGTTGATAGCGGATAAAAACGTCTTCGTTGCCGCTAAGCACGAAGGTGGGCGCGTGCTTGGCATCACCATGCGCGTCGGGCATCGGTTTCCCATTACCTACGGCTGCCACGGCAAGGCCATTGCCGCTTTCCTGCCGGAGAATGAACTTGATAGGCTGCTACAGGATGAGGATCTCTACTTTCACGGAGATCCGGCGAAGTTTGACAGCGGTAAGCTGAACGAGGAAATACTCAGATGCCGCCGAGACTGGTACGCCGAGGACCTGGAGGAGATGGTGCCGGGACTGAATGTTGTGGCAGCGCCTGTGCTAGGCCCCAACCAGCGACCGGTTGGATATGTGGCGGTGCTCGGTCTTTCTTCTGCAGAGGCTGCCCGACAGTGCGGGCCCCTGGTTGCCCAAGCGGGGAAAAGCCTTTCGCGGCAGCTTGGAGCCAAGGTCGAGGAATGA